The segment CATAGATTTGGATAGTTTTCGgttatgttgtgggaattacttCAGTATGTCAAAAGTAAGGCGGTGGATTAATGCTGCCATCACTAGAAACGTCAAACTACTTGACTTGATGTTTCACCCGACGGAGGAAAGTAAAATAACTGAGGTGCCCCATTGTCTTGTGAATTGCAGTTCATTGGAGGTATTAAGGTTGTGTTTGTTGGGAGGATTATTTATGTTGCGTAATTATTCAGGGTTTCTGACAATTAGGGTTCTTGAGTTGAAAACTTGTATCTTAATAGACGATGATTTGGTAAAAGATTTTCTCAAAAGTAGCTGCCCATTGCTTGAAAACCTGAGTTTGGTAAACTGCATGACATCCACCATTACAGTTTTTTGTATTTCATGTCCAAAGCTAAAGAATCTGAGAATTGATAACCAGAAAGTACTTGATTGCAAAGAGTTGGGGGATGACATCGACATGTGTGATAACCTTGAGATTTTTTGTCCAAAACTGGTGTTTTTGGAGCTTTCAGGCCATGTAGCTTATAATTTTCTCTTCGAAAATCTAGTTTCTTTGAAGAAAGCTGAAATTCACCCTGAATTTAAGCTGCAGAGAGAATTACCATCTGAATCCATGGACACCATAGTATGTGCTTTGTTTTATGAAATTTCCAATGTGGAACTTTTGTCGACTAGCCTTTTCTACGACCATAAGGTAGATGCTTATTCTCATATGTTACGATTTGGCTTTTTATCAGTTAAGTACGTACATGCCTATTTATTGATATGAGTGATCAATCCAAACACTGACTTGCTGTCATTATTGTAGTGCATTAATCTAGAAGATCTCCCTAAATCTCTACCTAATCTCAAGACTTTGGAGATAACCACAATAGCTGATGCCTTCAACATGGATGTACTAATCCAAATTCTCACTCGTTCTCCAAATCTGGAGTCTCTTCATTTGATAATTGAAAAGGTATATATTCTCATATCAACTGTTATTTTTTTGTATCACATTCTTTGGTATCTTATGCATTTCAAATTCCTGAGATAGGCGgaaatttttggtcattttccattttaaatgGGTTGATCTGATTATGTTTTATCAAATGATcagtaaaattaaaaaattagctAAAACTGAAACGGGCCAGTGGGTCGATATGATCGAAGGTGCCCTAAGTGTGTTGAAATGCTTACTATTGGGAATAAAAGGATCAAAATAGCTGTATGCTATTGTGTTTTAGTACTCAAATCAGTGAGCAAAAAGGTGTTTTCTGGTATGGAAGATAGAGGAAACATGGGCTGTAGGCAAAGCTGAATTTTTATTCATAAAAAGGAACTAAACTGTATTAATTTAGAATTTTTATTTACTTATGAAGGTTTAATTTATAACTTAGAGAAGCTTATATTAATCTTGAAGATGAAAAGTTACCTATTTGAACCTAAGCATCAATGttctgattttttatttttaaaaaaatttaggaTCCACCGTGTTCATCATCTCTAACAGAAGCTTCCAGTTTGGATTTCTGGGAGATGGAATGCCCCTTTGACTACATATTTGAACGGCTTAAGATGGTAAAGATGACTTGTATATCTGGTGTTCCACACGAGATGGGATTCATAAAGTTTCTGCTTGGGAGTTCACCGATTCTTGAGACTATGAGCATCTCCCCAAGTGGGAACATAACAGATGGAAGATCAACTTTTTCAATCGAGTTGCCGAGGCTTCGTCGAGCATCACCAAAAGCTGAAATCATATTTGTTCAAAAGTAGGTGTAAATGATATTTTATATCTCAATCTCTGCCTTTGATTTTGATTTGTGATCGATCTCACTTTGATAAGCAACCCCTCTTGTGAGGTTGGGTAACAACAAATATTTTTTGTGGCCTTCTCAAAAAAATTCGGAAAAGCTAAGGGCATTTCTATCATTAACcctttataaaacatataaaactataGTCGGTCTCTTCCTCCTCGAACCTGTAATGAAAGGTTCACCTttttttttaatggtttttgaatatCTTAATAATCTTTTTGCCTTATGtatggatgtacctgaaacatttcAAGTTATGTTGGAATAATAAATTATGTGTATCTATGGAATATGAAAGAATTTATAATTTAGCATATCTGTTTCTACTCTACATTTGTAAAGATTGTTGAATTGTGAAAATAGTTGTTAGTCCATTGATAACTAGTACAACGAATAAATAATATTTACACATAGGACCCTACACTCTTAGTGAGCCGAGGTTCACATATGCTTACATTGTTCCAAAAATCAAGAAATAACTATGTAGGAAGATGCTTTGTAAATATATCGACAAATTGATGAGTAGATAGAACATACAAAACACAAACATGATGAAAGACATTTCCTAACAAaatgtaaatctatttatacatgtttgaTTCTTTGGTGCAAAGAATTAAATTAGAAGTTAAGTACATGACACTTACATTGTCACAAAAAATAATTGTAGTACAAGTTAAGGGACATGATAACTCCTTATACGGGCTTTGGCACTAGACTAAGAAACATTGTGTTGACgtttggaaaaccaagacacaAGGTTGTAACCACGATAAACGCAAAACCTTGATGTCTATTTAGATCAAGGAAAAAGAATGATTCATTACATAAGGAATACCATTCCTTTAGTTCTTGTAACTTTTCATTCATTTCATgacctttttttttcatttgttttccCCTTCTAATAAAGGAtgaccatttgcatttgatatgtTTAGTTTCCTCGCAACGCAACTTGTTGCCCGTTTTCCATCCCACTCGTTGTACGATGATAACAAagttctattatattaatatattacgtTGTTGTGCATATTTATAATGACCAATCACATTGATATCCTATCTCAACAAAACTTGTGATATGTTCAACATATCGTTTGAAATCACAAAAGTATATTGCCTATAATGAAAAAAAACACATTTCTATTTTACATAGAAACTATACTACATAAAATAAAAATCGGTCTAAAGTACGTTGCTACTGTGTtcatttaacccaaaatttaataCATCTCCATAACACAGTTGTCCTATCTTCCAAGTAAAATACAAACCTTTTCCATAAACCGACagtttgtatttttttaaaaccaaaaatTTAGGTTCATTTGGGTTTATTTGTCATTACATTGCGTCGTTTAGGTATATCATTTAACAGTTATTAGTTTATATTGAGAGAGTTATAGTCTTAGTTACTAAAAACTATATTTAATTACAGAAAAGAAGACGTATTTTCTAGTAATAATTGAAAATGAAACAACATGAAGCACGGTACCACAAAACTCCAATTCCAAAAGGCATCCACATGAGACATTAATGAAATCTAATTAGTGCATAATTTAGCCCGATAGGGTATATAAAGAAAAGACGACATAATCATAGATGATCGCATCCTCGTTAATAGTTATAACAAATTTCTTTTTCCACAAGTAAAATTTAGTGTATATCATAATAAGGTTAATGTATCAAATGACAACAAATAATACTTTTAATTTGCTTTTGATGAGGTAGTTAAGTAATTTATCTTCTAATAATACTCAATAGGGTATTAAActcttttttggtttttatattaCATAATTGGATGAGACCTCAATAtggtaaaatagtttttttttaatctcattTGGAACCCAATGTCACAGAATTTGTTTCACTTATTATAGTCACCTGGCTTCCACATGTCGTCCATGTGGATATTTTAAAGCTAATTATAACATTTAGATCTCGCAATAAGAAAATGCAAATACaataggtttaggtttaagtttacaaaatatgaagtcacattaacCAATGTACCATGACCTTTGTCTTTACTGGTTTTATAATCAAGCTAAAGCCTCGATCTATTCTCCAAAAAAATGTGTTATATCCACTTTTTTCCATGACTATGTCGTCACTTTGAAATTTTACATGTAACTATAGTTAGTTTAAATTGAGAGAGTTATAGTCTTAGTTACTAAAAACTACATTTAATTACAGAAAAGAACACACACatattttctaataataattGAAAATGAAACAACATGAAGCGGGGTACCACAAATCTCCAAATCCAAAAGGCATCCACATGAGACAAAATGAAATTTAGTTACGGCTTACAGTTTAACAAGTTAGGAAGACTTGGGAGAGTTGATCAGTTTGACAGTTGAGGAAGCCTTGTGAAAATTTGAAACTTTCTTCATAGCCTCCATTGAATTCTCATGTATGTACATGTCTTTGTTATCCCAAATGAAAACCATTTCCTCCAGTGCATTCCCATGCTCAAGTAAGCATCGTGCTACATTTAGTTCCCACTCTAGTCCATCGAATTCAACAAACTCCACCTTTCTCACCTTACGAGCCAAGATTTTCATTGCTGCAGCTTTTTCTAGATTCCAGTATTCCCGCTCAAATATTTGCTAGAAAGATCATCAAAAAAAATCATAAGTTGTTAAAGCTTGCAATGTAAAAGTctcaaggtaaaaaaaaaaaaaatcactaaaGAAAATACCATCTCATTTGTCAATGCAACTGGGGCATAGTCATCAATTGTTAGCTCCAAAGTCTTGAGATTAGGTAGAGATGTCCAGACATCTACTTGTGACAGGCACTAAACCATAAAGACAGCAAGTAAGGGTGTGGAGGTTATTACTCATGGCAATAAATAAACATGTAGGTGATCAGATGATAAAGATTTAATGAAAACCTATATATAGGCATGTAGGTGCTAAACTTTTGCCATTTTCACTTGATATAAGAATTTTAACATTTGGCAAGCATTACACAACAGATAAGGCAAAGATTTCAACAGATGCActacaataacaaaaaaaaaaagaaacattttAACCGAAATGAAAAGTTAAGCACAAGTAGAGTAAAAATCTACCCGTAGAACGATGTAAAGGTTGAGCGACAAATATTCCACATGAGAAATTCTAGACAACGATAATCCTTCGGGATTTATACTTTCGGCATGAATCATAGCTTTCTTCAAGCAATCTAGACTTTCAAAGAAAAAATTCAAAGCTATACGACCTATAAGCTCCAAAAACACCAGTTTTGGGCAACAAATCCGAACCTCAGGACACATTgactcaagttcttcttcttctccatcccATTGCTCAAATCGTATCATTTTCTGGTTAACAATTCTCAGGTTCTTGAGGTTCGGGCATGAAATACTAACAACATCATGTTCATCTATCAAGCAGTGTATCAAACTCAATTCCTCAAGCAACGAGAGACTTTTAAAAAAAAGTTCTAACTTTTCATCCTCGCATGCAAACTCAACAGCGTTTAACTCAAGAACCCTGAGTGTCAGAAACCCTGTCAACTTAGGCAAACGTAAACCACGTCCGAACAAAAACAACCTTAATACCTCCAAGGAACCGCAACTCACTAGAGAAAGGGGAAGCTTGATATCCTCAAAGTCCCACCTATTTATCCAATGATCGGGATGGATGGTATGAGCATCCTTATACTGCTCCCTAGGCCGAAATATCAAGTCAACTACTTTGACCTTTCTCCCAACTGCAGCTTCAATCCACTGCCTTACTGTTGACATACTGTAGTCATTCGCACAACATAAACGAAAACTATCCAGATCCAGTGAATTCTTTAATAAAACTGAATAcacaaactctttgaattttctttttttgaATTTCTTCTGGGATGTAAGTCCTCGAAGATAATCTATGTCTATAGAGGGAACTGAAGTCCATAAGTATCTCCATCGTGTCGACAAGATGCTGGTTCGAATTACTTCTTCAGTACTTGGAAGACCCGAAAGGATCAAGTTAAGAATATGATCTGGCAGTTTACTGAACATATCAACCCCATCGTTAGGTTCTGATGCTTTTGCTTGCTTGGATTTCTTCATGCCTTTGGTACTGTATGTCAAAAGTTATTAACAGCAGTAATCAAAGAAggacattttatcaaacactttgTGAACAGCATGAAGGTACAGCTTCTACTCAAAGTGAAACAACATAAGTTTTACAAATCTCTGTTTCTCATGTGTGAGATTTTCTGTCTACACCCGGGGTTAATAATAATATCATAATGTGGCAACTTGGCATTTCAATTTTACATCCACTTTATTGTACTGCTAATTATTCGCACCTGATAGACCATAACGTTCCTATGTATTATCTCATCTCATCTCATCTCATAGAGAATAAGTTTAAACATATCATTCActactataaaccctagataatCACTAATGAAAAGAACCAAATTCAAATATTGTAGCTGAAATTAAAGATATTTAAGAGACATaccagaattcacatttgttTCCCAACGGATTGATCGGTGTATCTGCGTCGTAATCGTCCCTCACTCCCTGCTACTCTCCTAGTAATCGTCTAGTAATCGTCTAATCAACGGATTGATCGGTGATTCCAAATTGATGAAGTTATCTTTTATGGGCCTCCAAAATAGGGAGTTGGGCGCTGGTCCAGGTTTAACAGGCCCTGGGGCCTGGCAGTAATCACATGGTAACTCGAAGAACATTATAACAAATTTCTTTTTGGACAAGTATTATTATTTGGTATATCATTGTCAACACCCAATAATACTTAATTtgcttttttaatttatttattttttagttatattcaATTGGATACTATTTTCTTTGTACATTAAACCACCGAATAAGATTTTATTCCAGTAAAATTCTTTTATCCAGTATGTCATTGACCGGTTTTTAATTAACATAACATACCCATTAAAAACCTATTTT is part of the Lactuca sativa cultivar Salinas chromosome 7, Lsat_Salinas_v11, whole genome shotgun sequence genome and harbors:
- the LOC111905969 gene encoding F-box/LRR-repeat protein 13, giving the protein MKKSKQAKASEPNDGVDMFSKLPDHILNLILSGLPSTEEVIRTSILSTRWRYLWTSVPSIDIDYLRGLTSQKKFKKRKFKEFVYSVLLKNSLDLDSFRLCCANDYSMSTVRQWIEAAVGRKVKVVDLIFRPREQYKDAHTIHPDHWINRWDFEDIKLPLSLVSCGSLEVLRLFLFGRGLRLPKLTGFLTLRVLELNAVEFACEDEKLELFFKSLSLLEELSLIHCLIDEHDVVSISCPNLKNLRIVNQKMIRFEQWDGEEEELESMCPEVRICCPKLVFLELIGRIALNFFFESLDCLKKAMIHAESINPEGLSLSRISHVEYLSLNLYIVLRCLSQVDVWTSLPNLKTLELTIDDYAPVALTNEMQIFEREYWNLEKAAAMKILARKVRKVEFVEFDGLEWELNVARCLLEHGNALEEMVFIWDNKDMYIHENSMEAMKKVSNFHKASSTVKLINSPKSS
- the LOC111905970 gene encoding F-box/FBD/LRR-repeat protein At1g13570 codes for the protein MKKSKLGKASKRLDMVDMISDLPDSILHSILSRLPTTEEVIRSSILSTRWRYLWTSIPSIDIDYSRGLMPFKEFRNNKFEEFECSVLANKSIDLDSFRLCCGNYFSMSKVRRWINAAITRNVKLLDLMFHPTEESKITEVPHCLVNCSSLEVLRLCLLGGLFMLRNYSGFLTIRVLELKTCILIDDDLVKDFLKSSCPLLENLSLVNCMTSTITVFCISCPKLKNLRIDNQKVLDCKELGDDIDMCDNLEIFCPKLVFLELSGHVAYNFLFENLVSLKKAEIHPEFKLQRELPSESMDTIVCALFYEISNVELLSTSLFYDHKCINLEDLPKSLPNLKTLEITTIADAFNMDVLIQILTRSPNLESLHLIIEKDPPCSSSLTEASSLDFWEMECPFDYIFERLKMVKMTCISGVPHEMGFIKFLLGSSPILETMSISPSGNITDGRSTFSIELPRLRRASPKAEIIFVQK